Proteins found in one Triticum aestivum cultivar Chinese Spring chromosome 4D, IWGSC CS RefSeq v2.1, whole genome shotgun sequence genomic segment:
- the LOC123098220 gene encoding uncharacterized protein: MAKVAAMAMEKVDAKDREKIEAVRKVMRKQAPLSPKQAEYCNDACVERFLRAKGDNVKKAAKTLRAVLSWRETIGADHIIADEFSGELSEGMAYVAGHDDENRPVLMFKIKQDDYPKYQPQKSFVRFLVFTLEVAVASMNRFVDQFVLLFDASFFRSASAFLNLLMGTLKIVADYYPGRLHRAFVIDPPSLFSVMWKGVRPFVDLAPATAVVSSLDFEDSLEDASFTAYPRTASLRFEPSVAAVLTTGKGGTAVGSASSRFAFSVSDNALKPWYLSTTPAPGPRSVVPASSSPSLVGASPLSARSFSFASPAARSTPTPVQQQRTARAPPTPSAAKGGQKTPSPLPQQQQFPRTPRPSFLQSPFTFRKDGQASRVERERESFLPFLRFYRRPYDEITYRAMMRRPLGGLIAIVAEDFRPMSAQQPLRRHAGALHHQHHHHQHQHQHQRI, from the exons ATGGCGAAGGTCGCTGCCATGGCCATGGAGAAGGTGGACGCCAAGGACCGGGAGAAGATCGAGGCCGTCCGCAAGGTGATGCGCAAGCAGGCGCCGCTCTCCCCCAAGCAG GCGGAGTACTGCAACGACGCGTGCGTGGAGCGGTTCCTCCGGGCCAAGGGCGACAACGTGAAGAAGGCGGCCAAGACCCTGCGGGCCGTCCTCTCCTGGAGGGAGACCATCGGAGCAG ATCACATCATCGCCGACGAGTTCTCCGGCGAGCTGTCCGAAGGCATGGCCTACGTCGCCGGGCACGACGACGAGAACCGCCCCGTCCTG ATGTTCAAAATCAAGCAGGATGACTACCCCAAGTACCAGCCTCAGAAATCGTTTGTGCGGTTCCTGGTGTTCACGCTGGAGGTGGCGGTGGCGTCCATGAACCGCTTCGTGGACCAGTTCGTGCTCCTCTTCGACGCAA GCTTTTTCCGGTCGGCGTCGGCTTTCCTCAACCTCCTCATGGGCACGCTCAAGATCGTCGCCGACTACTACCCCGGTCGCCTCCACCGCGCCTTCGTCATCGACCCGCCCTCCCTCTTCTCCGTCATGTGGAAG GGAGTGCGGCCGTTCGTGGACCTGGCGCCGGCGACGGCGGTGGTGAGCTCGCTGGACTTCGAGGACTCGCTGGAGGACGCGTCCTTCACGGCCTACCCGCGGACGGCGTCGCTGCGCTTCGAGCCGTCCGTGGCGGCCGTGCTGACGACGGGGAAGGGAGGAACCGCCGTGGGCTCCGCCTCGTCGCGCTTCGCCTTCAGCGTGTCGGACAACGCGCTCAAGCCGTGGTACCTCTCCACCACGCCGGCGCCGGGCCCGCGCTCCGTCGTGCCGGCCTCCTCCAGCCCGTCCCTCGTCGGCGCGTCCCCGCTCTCCGCGCGCTCCTTCTCCTTCGCCTCGCCCGCCGCGCGCTCCACGCCGACACCCGTCCAGCAGCAGCGCACCGCCCGCGCgccgccgacgccgtccgccgccaaGGGAGGGCAGAAGACCCCCTCCCCTCTGCCGCAGCAGCAGCAGTTCCCGCGGACGCCGAGGCCGTCGTTCCTGCAGTCGCCGTTCACGTTCCGCAAGGACGGGCAGGCCAGCCGGGTGGAGCGCGAGCGCGAGTCCTTCCTGCCCTTCCTGCGCTTCTACCGCCGGCCCTACGACGAGATAACCTACCGCGCCATGATGCGGCGGCCGCTCGGCGGGCTGATAGCCATCGTCGCCGAGGACTTCAGGCCCATGTCCGCCCAGCAGCCGCTGCGCCGGCACGCCGGAGCGCTccatcaccagcaccaccaccatcagcaccagcaccagcaccagagGATCTGA